A single genomic interval of Armatimonadota bacterium harbors:
- a CDS encoding S8 family serine peptidase: MTPESVGFEGWGHTAAVEPGRPLRARVLVEADRSAEVRVRWQVDGEVVGETRSQVDQGRKTFLSPPLPTGRPGRYVLDALVEGGRTFATSYMVLGKEGPDRVPDEVVALLDPVEGLPERVAVQVGLAVVRVHALPATGETLVTYRIPPGQDPEAVLERLRRIPGVRSADRVALLEGAAGGDLRSLQYAPVLLQVPTALRWTQGRDVPIALVDTGVDVAHPEFEGRVVRAGDVTGSPYEPEVHGTAVAGVIAARQRMTGVAPGSRILALRACVAVRRGGIEARCRTDEVIRALDLAVRLGARILNVSLGGPPDAALGWVVQRILESGILVVAPTGNGGEGQTPPYPAAVPGVVAVGATDRGDRRDPTSTPGAFLSVVAPGVDILTAFPGGRYLFVSGTSFAAAHVSGAAALLLELSPGLGPKAVRVALERTARDLGPPGFDPQYGWGRISACRPLELTTGTVRCR; encoded by the coding sequence GTGACGCCCGAGAGCGTGGGGTTCGAGGGTTGGGGGCATACCGCCGCGGTAGAGCCAGGCCGGCCCCTGCGGGCGAGGGTGCTCGTGGAGGCAGACCGGAGTGCGGAGGTGAGGGTCCGCTGGCAGGTGGACGGAGAGGTAGTGGGGGAGACCCGGAGCCAGGTGGACCAGGGCCGAAAGACCTTCCTGAGTCCTCCCCTCCCCACCGGAAGGCCGGGCCGGTACGTCCTCGATGCCCTCGTGGAGGGTGGCCGGACGTTCGCCACGTCCTACATGGTCCTAGGCAAAGAGGGACCGGACCGGGTGCCGGACGAGGTGGTGGCCCTTCTGGATCCTGTTGAGGGGCTCCCGGAACGGGTCGCTGTCCAGGTCGGACTCGCCGTGGTCCGGGTCCACGCCCTCCCGGCCACCGGGGAGACCCTCGTCACCTACCGAATCCCTCCGGGGCAGGACCCAGAGGCCGTGCTGGAACGGCTTCGGAGGATCCCGGGTGTGCGGTCCGCGGATCGGGTGGCCCTCCTGGAGGGAGCCGCGGGCGGAGATCTGCGGAGTCTGCAGTACGCACCCGTCCTCCTCCAGGTCCCCACTGCCCTCCGGTGGACGCAGGGAAGGGACGTCCCCATTGCCCTGGTGGACACCGGGGTGGACGTGGCGCATCCGGAGTTCGAGGGTCGGGTGGTCCGGGCCGGGGATGTGACCGGCTCCCCCTACGAGCCCGAGGTGCACGGCACCGCGGTGGCCGGGGTGATCGCGGCCCGGCAGAGGATGACCGGGGTGGCCCCGGGAAGCCGGATCCTCGCCCTCCGGGCCTGCGTCGCGGTCCGGAGAGGCGGGATCGAGGCCCGTTGCCGCACGGATGAGGTCATCCGGGCCCTCGACCTCGCCGTACGGCTCGGGGCCCGGATCCTCAACGTGAGCCTTGGGGGCCCCCCGGACGCGGCACTCGGATGGGTGGTGCAGAGGATCCTCGAAAGCGGGATCCTCGTGGTCGCCCCGACGGGGAACGGGGGAGAGGGTCAGACCCCTCCCTACCCCGCGGCCGTACCGGGGGTGGTGGCCGTGGGAGCCACGGACCGCGGGGACCGGCGGGACCCCACCAGTACCCCGGGGGCGTTCCTCTCCGTGGTGGCTCCGGGGGTAGACATCCTCACCGCGTTCCCGGGCGGACGGTATCTCTTTGTCTCCGGGACCTCCTTCGCCGCAGCCCACGTATCCGGAGCCGCTGCTCTCCTCCTGGAACTCTCCCCGGGCCTGGGGCCCAAGGCCGTGCGGGTGGCCCTGGAGCGGACCGCCCGGGACCTGGGCCCCCCCGGATTCGACCCACAGTACGGGTGGGGGCGTATCTCCGCCTGCCGGCCCCTGGAGCTGACCACAGGCACTGTCCGGTGCCGCTAG
- a CDS encoding zf-HC2 domain-containing protein — MRSLLPWYAAGALERAEAAAVEAHLHLCSRCAQDLQVLVRLRGALHDLSTSLPSPSSEVLDRTWMRILRYEREHPPREVVRLVRPLVALAAAVGMVMAGIALRGDPLVTLGVAREEPAPTLQVVFHPRTPEEEIRALLQEIGGTIAEGPRASGLYRIRLRRDVDPEQVIRRLRREGTILFVEREP; from the coding sequence GTGCGATCACTGCTCCCCTGGTACGCAGCGGGGGCCCTGGAGAGGGCCGAAGCCGCTGCGGTGGAGGCGCACCTGCACCTATGCTCTCGGTGCGCGCAGGACCTGCAGGTCCTTGTGCGGCTGCGCGGGGCTCTGCACGACCTCTCCACCTCCCTTCCCTCACCCTCCTCCGAGGTGCTCGACCGCACCTGGATGCGCATCCTCCGGTATGAGCGGGAGCACCCCCCGCGGGAGGTCGTCCGGCTCGTGCGCCCCCTTGTGGCCCTCGCTGCCGCGGTGGGGATGGTGATGGCCGGGATTGCCCTGAGGGGCGATCCCTTGGTGACCCTCGGCGTCGCCCGTGAGGAACCCGCTCCCACACTCCAGGTGGTGTTCCACCCGAGGACCCCGGAGGAGGAGATCCGGGCTCTGCTGCAGGAGATCGGGGGGACCATCGCAGAGGGTCCCCGGGCGAGCGGGCTCTACCGGATCCGCCTGCGCCGGGACGTGGATCCCGAGCAGGTGATAAGGCGGCTGCGGCGGGAGGGGACGATTCTGTTCGTGGAACGCGAGCCTTAG
- a CDS encoding RNA polymerase sigma factor, with protein sequence MRDEELLRLIAQKDPTAFREWYDRHSQAVYGYLYRLLGDGHAAEDVLSEAMFAVWLEAARFRGECRPRTWLFRIARNKAVEWMRRRAAARENPDGGIWESAVCEFERMDTRLAVEQALRDLPREHREVVELAFFFGFPYEDIARILGCPVNTVKTRMFWAKRKLRRALGPPEEHREEAQRGT encoded by the coding sequence ATGAGAGACGAGGAGCTGCTGCGGCTCATCGCCCAGAAGGATCCCACAGCCTTCCGGGAGTGGTACGACCGGCACAGCCAGGCGGTGTACGGCTACCTGTATCGGCTTCTGGGAGACGGGCACGCGGCGGAGGATGTATTGAGCGAGGCCATGTTCGCGGTGTGGCTGGAGGCGGCCCGGTTTCGGGGAGAGTGCCGGCCGCGGACGTGGCTGTTCCGCATCGCGCGGAACAAGGCGGTGGAGTGGATGCGGCGGCGGGCCGCGGCCCGGGAGAACCCGGACGGGGGGATCTGGGAGTCCGCGGTGTGCGAGTTCGAGAGGATGGACACCCGGCTTGCGGTGGAGCAGGCGCTCCGGGATCTGCCCCGGGAGCATCGGGAGGTGGTGGAGCTCGCCTTCTTCTTCGGCTTCCCGTACGAGGATATCGCCCGGATCCTAGGCTGCCCGGTGAACACGGTGAAGACCCGGATGTTCTGGGCCAAGCGCAAGCTCCGGCGGGCCCTCGGACCTCCGGAAGAGCACAGGGAGGAGGCCCAACGAGGAACGTGA
- a CDS encoding S8 family serine peptidase, with translation MRIRYLSFLLGFTLVTSGCGLLAPWIPQPSIPEACLPLSQVFAGTPSPRRGGEGQEPGGYRGRSGRQEHATDRVLVRFRPSAQLAEVQGLLGPFGGEVVREIAPLRTRVIRVAPGRAEAALAAFRRSGAVESAEPDAPVFLQREPNDPLYRYQWHYRSVRLPQAWACTTGSSEVVVAVIDDGITDHPDLRGIPVGGFDFVDGDGDPRWPGCWMSPETFSHGVHVTGVIAALTNNGMGGAGVNWGPGGARILPLRAFGSCPEDGGFVSDVVAAMVYAVDRGAQVINMSFATPYFSELLAAAVRYAYQRGVVMVAAAGNTYSGPVEYPARFPEVIAVGAVNCRNERAVYSAEGPEVEVVAPGGSSVTECAMDGSPDGDLVLSASTSLAQGHGYFRAQGTSLAAPHVSGVVALMMSRGIRGVETIRQRLRATALDLGEAGRDARFGWGLLNAQGAVGAR, from the coding sequence ATGCGTATCCGCTACTTGTCTTTCCTCTTGGGGTTCACCCTGGTGACTTCCGGGTGCGGGCTTCTAGCCCCGTGGATCCCGCAGCCCTCTATTCCGGAGGCCTGCCTTCCCCTCTCTCAGGTCTTTGCCGGGACCCCCTCCCCGCGGCGGGGCGGGGAGGGTCAGGAGCCCGGGGGGTATAGGGGGAGGTCCGGGAGGCAGGAGCACGCCACGGACCGGGTGCTGGTGCGGTTCCGGCCGAGTGCGCAGCTCGCTGAGGTCCAGGGGCTTCTGGGTCCGTTCGGGGGAGAGGTGGTCCGGGAGATAGCGCCCCTCCGGACGCGGGTCATTCGGGTAGCCCCGGGGAGGGCGGAGGCGGCGCTTGCGGCCTTTCGGAGATCCGGGGCTGTGGAGAGCGCGGAACCCGATGCCCCTGTCTTCCTCCAGCGGGAGCCCAACGATCCCCTGTACCGCTACCAGTGGCACTACCGGAGCGTCCGCCTGCCGCAGGCATGGGCGTGCACGACGGGCTCGAGCGAGGTGGTGGTGGCGGTGATCGACGACGGGATCACGGACCACCCGGACCTCCGGGGGATCCCGGTGGGGGGGTTCGACTTCGTGGACGGGGATGGGGATCCCCGCTGGCCGGGGTGCTGGATGTCCCCGGAGACGTTCAGCCACGGGGTGCACGTGACGGGAGTGATCGCGGCTCTCACGAACAACGGGATGGGCGGGGCGGGGGTGAATTGGGGTCCGGGCGGGGCCCGGATTCTTCCCCTCCGGGCTTTCGGGTCCTGCCCCGAGGACGGGGGCTTTGTCTCGGACGTGGTGGCGGCCATGGTGTATGCCGTGGACCGGGGGGCCCAGGTGATCAACATGAGCTTCGCGACCCCATACTTCAGCGAGCTCCTGGCCGCGGCGGTGCGGTACGCATACCAGAGAGGGGTGGTGATGGTGGCCGCCGCGGGGAACACCTACTCCGGCCCGGTCGAGTACCCGGCCCGGTTCCCGGAGGTGATCGCGGTCGGGGCGGTGAACTGCCGGAACGAGCGCGCGGTCTACTCCGCGGAGGGGCCGGAGGTGGAGGTGGTGGCCCCCGGGGGGAGTTCGGTGACGGAGTGCGCGATGGACGGCTCCCCGGACGGGGATCTCGTGCTCAGCGCCAGTACAAGCCTCGCCCAGGGCCACGGGTACTTCCGGGCCCAGGGGACCTCCCTGGCCGCCCCGCACGTCTCCGGGGTGGTGGCCCTGATGATGAGCCGGGGGATCCGGGGGGTGGAGACGATCCGGCAGCGGTTGCGGGCCACGGCCCTCGACCTGGGAGAGGCAGGGCGGGATGCCCGGTTCGGGTGGGGGCTTCTCAATGCGCAGGGTGCGGTGGGAGCACGGTAA
- a CDS encoding Ig-like domain-containing protein has product MARFRAFQGAALAVVAALVAAACGAAPTAPATPTPTPPPPTPPPAPTFSVTATVPASGATGVAPTTVIRITFNAAVANAGPGNPCAAGNILIAPAPVAGPTACTILAGGNAVELTGLVLNSSTTYTVTVQPQVASATGVQLGGTGFSFSFTTRFWTTPPTTVNAVFLQDGTVCDNGPVVPSSLVGDDDAVPVVCPSVATTGGSPDRFFRAFQAFGSPVGLAGAVIISATYTGEQAVLGGNPYVDLGGALLVEGVNWLVSVTPGVLDATDFGAPAVGPTVLAA; this is encoded by the coding sequence ATGGCCCGATTTCGTGCGTTTCAGGGGGCTGCCCTAGCTGTGGTGGCGGCCCTCGTGGCTGCGGCCTGCGGAGCGGCACCGACGGCTCCGGCGACCCCCACTCCGACCCCCCCTCCTCCCACGCCCCCTCCGGCTCCCACGTTTAGCGTGACGGCCACGGTCCCGGCGAGCGGGGCTACAGGGGTAGCGCCGACCACGGTGATCCGGATTACCTTCAATGCTGCGGTGGCGAACGCGGGTCCGGGGAATCCGTGCGCGGCGGGGAATATCTTGATCGCGCCAGCGCCTGTGGCGGGTCCCACGGCGTGCACCATCCTGGCGGGTGGGAACGCGGTGGAGTTGACGGGGCTTGTGCTCAATAGCTCGACGACCTACACGGTGACGGTGCAGCCGCAGGTGGCGAGTGCCACGGGGGTGCAGCTAGGGGGCACGGGCTTCTCGTTCTCCTTCACCACCCGGTTCTGGACGACTCCACCCACCACGGTGAACGCGGTGTTCCTGCAGGATGGCACCGTGTGCGACAACGGGCCCGTAGTCCCCTCCTCATTAGTAGGGGACGATGATGCTGTGCCCGTCGTTTGCCCCTCGGTTGCCACCACCGGTGGGTCTCCGGACCGTTTCTTCCGTGCCTTCCAGGCCTTCGGGAGCCCTGTGGGGCTTGCGGGGGCGGTGATCATCAGCGCCACCTACACGGGGGAACAGGCGGTCTTAGGGGGCAATCCGTACGTGGACCTCGGTGGGGCGCTACTAGTGGAGGGGGTGAACTGGCTAGTGTCCGTGACCCCGGGGGTTCTAGACGCCACCGACTTTGGGGCGCCCGCGGTGGGGCCGACGGTGTTGGCTGC